From Camelina sativa cultivar DH55 chromosome 5, Cs, whole genome shotgun sequence:
ATCTCtctttattgatttagaaaacttctcaaaaactaaatctctctcttgAGTCTTATGGAACAACTCTCCATAGACTCTTATTTATAGAACTAGGCTTCTCCTATTTCTATTTTGATAATGGAAAACTTACAAAACTTGTCTTAACTAGACCTAAttgtattttccttttctctttatcttctagGCTCTTCTCTTCCTAGAGATAACTTCCTTTTCAAGTTAGGAATTATCCAACATCGTTTGCGTTTTTGAGGACGATAAGAATAATGGAAGTGCAGAGACAAACCAACGAGGTTAAAGTGTTCTATAACTTCTTCTACATATCGCTCGGCCTCGCGACGTTTCTTATGTTAGCCATCATCATTGACAAACTCTCTGGCTTTACACGGAGCGAGTTTGGAGGCAGTGCCGCGGTGGTGATCGTCTTACTTCTTTTGCCCATCATAGTCGTCTTcttggaagagaagaagctttGGACGGAGAAACAAGTTGCCCTTAACGATCTAGCGCAGATCAATATAGTCCCCGAGAAGTCCAACATAGACTCattaaaagatgaaaatgaaggGTCAGAAAAGGAGGAGAGGGTGAAAATGAAGTCGTGTTGGACGACTATGTTTAACCAACCCAAGAGAGGAGAAGACTATACGATATTACAAGCGTTGTTTAGCGTAGACATGTTAATATTGTTCTTAGCATCAATATGTGGTGTGGGAGGGACTTTGACGGCGATAGACAATTTGGGTCAAATAGGAAGCTCATTGGGTTATCCGAAGAGAGGCATAAGCACGTTTGTGTCACTCGTGAGCATATGGAATTACTTTGGTCGTGTGGTCTCTGAGATCATCTTGGTCAAATACAAATTCCCAAGACCTCTAATGCTCACAATGGTCCTCCTCTTGTCATGCGCTGGGCACCTCCTCATAGCTTTTAATGTCCCTGGTGGACTCTACGTCGCATCAGTCATCATAGGGTTCTGCTTTGGTGCACAATGGCCGCTTATATTCGCTATCATCTCCGAAATTTTCGGGCTTAAGCACTACTCCACATTGTATAACTTTGGGTCGGTAGCAAGTCCGGTCGGGTCTTATTTGCTAAACGTTAGGGTCGCTGGCTATTTGTACGACGTGGAGGCGGATAAGCAGAACAAGACATTAAGAATAACGAGAAAGGGTGTGCAAGATTTGAGTTGCATAGGCACATCTTGTTTTAAGTTGTCTTTTATAATAATTACTGCGGTAACTTTGTTCGGTGTATTTGTGTCGACGATTTTGGTGATCCGGACCAAAACGTTTTACAAGAGTGATATCTACAAAAAGTTTAGAGAAAAAGCCTTTGCCGCCGAGATGGAGATGGCAGCGCCGTCTCCAGTGGTGGAGAAAGATAAGGATGATGCGAAAGGCAAAGTATTAGGCAAAGGAGGGTAAGGTATGGTATTTAGTAGATGACTGTCAAAAATAGATTAAAACACATTAGTCCATCACTCATGTTCCTTTTTGGTTTTAGCTTTTTTCTTGAACCAATACTTTATTTGATGTCTTTATCGTTATGTGTGCTAGGAGTTTGGATAGTAGTGAAGAAGTAAAATTTGGAGATAGGTAAAAGTTCATGCATGCGTCAACTTATGAGTTGGACATGTGATTTGTGAGCCACAACGCAGGGGACCCTTTGAATACATATACATCAATAAAAAGATAACGAACCAAATTATTGCAAGTGGGAGGACTTAGGTCATGTGTCGTTTGTTGGTATGATATGGACTTTAATGTCGATATACACTTCCGTAATGTAAATCTGGAACGGGTGCGTCACCATGATATGTGGAGATGAACGGCTAACGGGTTTTAGgtctaaaaaaaatctcaaacgtGCAACATTTCTAGAAAACATATATTCCAAAGAAATTCTCAAACTTTAGTTAGTGGATACTGGATTTGAAAAGATACACTCGTGAATATTTTACACTTATGTGGACAAAGAGAATCGATAAAGACTTAACAGTAGACTACAATTTGTAGAAAAGTCGACcccaaataatattttaggatgtgtttttagaaaaatgacAATTCTaaggaataataataaaatgagaataacactttttgtttgttgttccaaaaataaaattaaaaaaataacactttttATGTCTTGTTATCCAATTAATGTATACAGCCGTCCAATAATCTTGGATTAGAGGTATAGCAGTATCGTGCCGTCATGGTTCGGCAATACAGATACTGAAATAGTGATAATTTTAACCTAACACATATACACAAACTTTACTAGACCAGATCGAAGTGCACCAGTGACAAATATACCAAATTAAAACAAGTCATTATCAGTGAAATTCACAACAAGACGATGGTTCAACAGTTAAAGGATAGCGTACGACTCAAGAAATATTTCCACACTGAAGTTCCCCGCTGATCGATCGGTAGTCCAAATTATAAGAGACTCGATATGAGTAcatgaatttaaattaaataaaaacatatcgACAGAGatctaaatatgaaaatataaaagaaacaatttaattactttcacttcttcctccaatgccgatatatatatatatatgaaacaacaCTATATTTTTGAATATGCCAATCctcaaaaatatcataatttatttCTTGCTTCAAAAAATACCACAAACTATAGAAAACTTACGTGCATCCATGTGACGTTTCGTCACGTCTATGTGTTGAAGATGACTCACCCACATTGATATTCTCCGTGTAATCCTCAGTCTCAGAAACAACGTTTCTATGATAAGTTGTCTCGACCTTATCAATCGAAGACTCCCTTTGATGAACTGGTGGCCCTCCTTTACTTTGCACAACCGAAGCATAAGTCCTTGAAACTGAAGAATCCATCCACTCACTGGCGACCCGTCGTTGTGAGGCAACTTGTGAGCTTCCATGAGAAGTTTGAAAGTTCTCACGATGGATGTTAGGCTTTCCTCCATCTCCATATGAATATGATAGGCTTGTCCAAAGCCACACCCCAGATACTTTTGCAAGTAGCGATTTTGATAAATCATCATCTGCTAAGTTTATAAGTTGTAGATATATGGATCATGAAAGCAATCCAAAATTTCGAAACCCTcacaatcttttgttttttttgttcatgttttggaTTCTTTTCCAAACAAATATTTGagacttttgaaaatttaatatatcttACAGGTTCCAGCACTTATTAATCTTCAACAgaaaatacttattaaaattcatatataatagaATATTTAATCAAACACATAATAGTAAATTTAATTATGCAGCGACGTCATACATTCATTATCGGGGCCAATCGTCCAAGAATCTCGGTAGCGTCCATATTTCGGCATAAGAATATTATAACAACCGGTtgttcaataatatattttagtttttgtttagttttccaATAATAGTGAAGTGATCACACATATGTAAACGTATGGTTTCAAACTTTTAATAgtcagaagaaaacaaaatagaaaatatgtatGACGCCATTTTCAACCcatcatatattcatatctcACAAAAGATTCGAATATGGTGAAGAACATGGATGATGAGCCTGCAGAATACTGAATTTAAACTTAACGTCACGACTCAACATCCAAATGTTgtttattttcatcaaaatgaCTTTAGTTACTTTGGAAAAAGGTTGCAAGACAAAACTTTTAGGAGACTGGGAATTTCAAAATTgctataagagttttttttttttggggtgcaAATACTATAAGAGTTATACCTTGTATTTCTCATATACTTAGATTACACTTGTGGGATCTAGACGAACTAACTAATCAAGGTTTAAAAAATTACGTGAagtcaataaatatattaaaacgaagaaaaaacatataagTACACGTATTGCCGAAGTATTTTATAGTTTGGACAACATTATAGGTACACGAAATACCATTTTTAATAACTCGAGAAGTGGCCAACGTGCCGAAACACTCCAGCTCGAATAACATGTGGAGAAGCAAAAATGTCGATGCgtattcaaattaatttttatccacacaaacaaacaaacaaacaaacaaaaagagctgccacaaatctttcttcttataataataaaacaacacAGGATTCAAAGTGCgagattgaattttgtttggCATCTTCTTATAGTTATGTGTAGCGCTTgcataatcaatttttttcttttttggtgaacAAAAACGCTTGCATAATTAATTATACTCCCAAGTTCGAAGGGaaattaaaatcctataaatttACAGTAGTAGTCATACGTCGAAAGTACGAAGAGTAGGCCAATTACAACATACATCGGACTGAACTATATCTTCAAATACATTGGTCCAATATTCTTTTGCCAAATTTGTATATTATGGGATAGAGATAAGTATTATAAACAGAGTTGGGATGCAAGACTCCAGTTCTATTTATATGTCCAGTTTAGTGGTAGCCCTCGATTGATTAAGACTTCAATGGAGAAAATATACCCAAATCTCTTTGAGCGAGTGGGCTTTATTTATATCTATGGccatgaattgttttttttgttggccgAATGAAGCCCACCAAAGTTTATACAAACTAAGGGGAGTGTATTggaactatgattttggagaatttggtgagattttgaaaatttagaattttgatagattttagggaagttgatatgatttatggtgaaattctttcaaatctcacctaaaaccatgagatttggatttctatatttttaactaaacaaatcctctcaaatcctccagaatccctaaaacttattaaaatccaaatccacaaattgttttgaataacagtggattttaaagtagatttttaaatcatcagttcaataacagtggatttcaggagatttttaaaaatccatgattgaataacataggatttgtaaattttaacaaatcaattaaaatgtcaagttgaatacacccccctaaatggatttaattaattaaactcattgatctaaataatttttatattcacaagcaatcacctttttttttttttttttaacaaaacaaacttccattaaaaacttaaaacctcCAAGGAGGGATGTTCTTACAACTTAGGGTTAAAAGGTTACAAGAAAGATATAGATAAAGACTATATGAGTCTTCCAAATAGATGCACAACTTTGAGGAGTTTGCAAAAGGTGGAAGATCTTTTGGTGTCTTGTGGGATTCAAATTTGAAGGCAAGCTTCAGGAAATCCCTGACCAAAGGGTGGTCATACTTCGCTCTTACGGTAGACGCATTGGAGCTTTTAAAAGTGTGCTCCATGGAGGAGACTAAAGGGTGAGAGGGTTGCAGAGTGTTCATGacggttgaagaagatgaaaacggGGCTCTCATTGGAAAGGTAACATGCCGTAGCACAACAGGTGGGTCATCCCTCTCATGGCAATGGAGGTAAATGCAATCCACACAAAGTTTGTCTTCAGTTTGTTCCTGGACTAGATCAACATACCCAAGTTTTCTATCTAAAGGTGATAAACGAAGTAGGGGTTCACAGGATTCAAGGATAAGGTTCAGGCAGGCTGTCGGATCAAAGGTATGTCTACATAAAACAAGCAACCAGACAGGGGTAAGAGGCTGACCTCgacaaattaatttaagaagCACCTTTGGAGTCACCGATGTTCTGCTACCGAGAAGAACTCGTCCTGACCAAGCAGAGATAAGCGGTACTTCCATAGAGATGCAACATAGTTCATGATTGGGTTCAGTAGTCGGGTGAGGAGATAGAAGATGCTGATGAAAGCAAGGTAACCCCAGCATTGTAATGGTGGGATCATATTGCCAAGCTTCATCAAGCAGTCTTCCTCAAAGAGATAATCCCTGGCTTCACACTGAACTCGACAAAAGGGGTTTTCAAGCAAATTAAACGAAGCCAATGTTCTGCTATCGAGGGGAcctcgtcttgaccaagcagataGCACCGGTACTAAGCAATTTGAACTTGATATAACGCAAGTATAGGCGGATCGAGGGAGATTCCAGCGCAGGGAAGTATCATAGCCTAAGTAGAGTAGACTATCTACCAGGGTTCCAAAATAAGATTGGGGAGCAAACCTGGGCCAAATAGATATCGAGATTGGGACAGAAGTAGCCGGAATTATGAGGTTCTTCGTCAAGATCTTTGAAGGCTCCGGCGTCAACACAGAGCCCCCGTCCAGCTGCAGCCAAGTAAACCACTTGGAGAGAGGATATAAATCCGAGGATCGGTGAGATGAGAAGGTTGACTGTGGAAGAGACCAGATCGAGAGATTAACCCCAAGGGAACCAGGCCAATCGGGGGGTTGAGGGGTGAGTTCAGGCAGTAGGGTACTCAGTCGAGTAGCTACGCTGAGAGAGGAGAGCGGATGTAGAGGGACGAAAGACGGTGGATGAAGCTGATGCATAGCCGGAGCTGGGATTCGAATTCTCAAGAGGACTCCGGtgaaaagaaccaaaaacacaGAGGAGATTTGCAGACAGAAGTAGAAAAGGATCGGAGACACTGAgagatcccgacgccggcgagccggAGCTCTACCGGCGTCGGAAGAAGATGGGATGCGCGGCGCCTCGGTTATCGTGTCAGAGAGAATTAGGGCGAACCCGCTTAAGATATAGTTATCACAAGCAATCACCTAAAAAGCTATTTCATGTCATGAATTGAAATATAGAACTAACATGATTTGTTGTAACTATTTACATCAatcttaaaaagtaatattaaaagaaattaagatattaaaaaaaatataaaagaattttggAAATATGGAAGCTGATATACAATGCGAAAAAACAATTGAATTACATTAAACACAAATTAACGGCAGAACGAGTACTTTTCTGTATGATTTTTTAGAGAATTTTGGAAATATTGAAACTGATATACAATGCGAAAAAACAATTGAAttacattaaacaaaaattaacgaCAAAACGAGtactttttatatgtttttttttctcatggaCAGGTATATAATTTCAGATACTTTTATTTTGGGAGAAAAACATACATAACCAGATAACCTTGTAAATGTTGAATTATTGTTTCATCTTTCCTATTTCCGTATACTAATTGGCTttgaatgcaaaaaaaaatatttttcagttATTTTCATAGTTAGGATCTGAAGGCAATATTGAGCAcgtttaatatcatttttttttaataacttcgTAACCTATAATAAGAAACTCTacttaaatttctatttttgtttacttcaaaTTAAGATACTTCATTGCCGGTCAAACGAGAAAAGCCATTATCTAAATCATAGAAAGTTCAAGTGGTGCTACTTAAATATAGAATAGTagtattacataaatataatttcaattacgtaacaagaaatgaaaattatttattgttgtTTAAATTTGTCGTCCAACTTGCAGAAATATTATCTCTGATAATCTATTTATAGATTAAATCTGAATTTCACTAATTTAATCTGAATTGAATTTGTCCAACTTGCAAAAAAATAAGGCGACAACACGTTTTAAGAGATGACTTTCAACAACGAATTTATCTGAATTTTATATTGAATGACGATGTGGAGTTGTGGACAAAGGATACTAAATTCAACGAAGGAAACCAAACTAGATCATCAGTTAAGATTGAAAAATTTGGAATTATATATGGGTCAAAACAAAGATGGATACCTAAAATTTCACCACAGCCTTACCAAAGATCGGGTCAACTCTTTGGAAGTTAAGATCAAATACAATTCATGGGATGACTATGCTCGATATGAATTGAGTTGACTCAGACCATctatttctaaattatttatttaagtaaTCAACCGCCTGATGAAATGATTTAAATACTACTTTATCAATTTTAAGCTTAGGGTGAAAATGTGTAAGCCCATTATTATAGTAAACTCATAACTTCAAGAGAGAACTATTTGTTTTCTTGGCTAAAAACAGAATAATGCGTGTTAAAGCCTTAAATCATACCAAGAAATATTAACCCTTAATCAATAATTGCTATTGTATTAACTAGGATATCGGCCCATACGTAACTGCACGggaaagtgaaaacttgaaatgattaACATTGATAATTTCACATTTCGAGTGAAAACtttatggtaattttttaactgtatagtataaaagtcataaataatgCCTAAgattaatcaaccaaattagttaaataaaatatttgttgtatatataaaaatgaaaaatcgattAAGTGACAATAAGAGAAAAATGTTAAAGGTATATAAATCTAGGTTTActgaatcatactcagataatcaattttgaaagatattcacataaaacaaaatttacatcattattctatcgaaatttataaaaaataataagagaattaGGAAGAAAAAGCTCATGgctgcaaccaaccaaattgactaaaaagataaatctatgaaaaattagaaatcacaatcaattacctagattaatacttggaagaAATGATCAATGCGTGTATAAATGaaaaacgacaccaaacaaaagttagatgaaaaaatctataaataaaacaatccaaattttaacgaagatgagtgaatcatgtagattaataaattaaaaaaaaaataatactcataatttttaaaacttggaggtgtgaaataatactcaaagaacaaaaactattttcaaagtccataaaaatctgtatatatatatatatttaaacaaaaagtgtgaaaacaaagaggtgtgaaacaaaagggtatgaaacaaaaaggtgcgagAACTTACAATGCTAACATTGAAAGcaaggggtacgacgaagaaacacaattgtttgatcaaaacattgcaactatatataaacaaagaggtgtaaaataaaaaggtgtgaaaactaacatgtgccaacatggaaaactgggggtgcgatgaagaaacacaattcttggatcgaaactttgcaagtTTGGAGATCACTATCAAAaagtgagatcattaataatactcaaagaacaaaaacttttttcaaagtccataaaaatcagtatacatatctatataaaacaaagaggtgtgaaagcaaagaggtgtgaaacaaaaaagtatgaaaaagatgtgaaaactaacaagtgcaaacattgaaagctagagAGAatgacgaagaaacacaattattggatcaaaactttgcaactttatataagcaaagaggtgtaaaataaaaagtagcGAGTGTCAACATGGAAAGCAGGGGGtgcgatgaagaaacacaattattcgatcaaaactttgcaactcttgagatcattaacaaagggtaagatcattaataatataataatcagaTAACAAAAAgtcttttcaaagttcataaaaatctgtatatatataaaacaaaaaagtgtgaaaacaaagagatgtgaaacaaaaaggtgtgaaaggaaaaggtgcgaaaactaataATTACAAACATTTAAAGCTAGGGGTAAGACGaataaacacaattgttggatcaaaacattgcaactttatataaacaaagaggtgtaaaacaaaaaggtgtgaaaactaacgggtgtcAACATGaaaagatgggggtgcgaccaagaaacacaattgttggatcgaaactttgcaacttttgagatgattaacaaagggtgagatcattaataatactcaaagaacaaaaattattttcaaagttcataaaaatctgtatatatataaaaacaaagaggtgtgaaaacaaaaaaatgtgaaacaaaaatgtgtgaaaactaacaagtgcaaacattgaaagcaaggggtaagacaaagaaaaataattgttggatcaaaacattgcaactttatataaacaaagaggtgtaaaacaaaaagtgtaAAAACTAACAGGtaccaaaaacaaagaggtgtgaaagcaaagaggtgtgaaacaaaaatgtgtgaaaaaagtatgaaaactaacaagtgcaaacattgaaagctagggggaACGACGAAGAaatacaattgttggatcaaaacattgcaactttctataaacaaagaggtgtaaaacaaaaagtagtgggtgccaacatggaaagctgggggtgcgacgaaaaaacacaattattggatcgaaactttgcaactcttgagatcattaacaaagggtgagaacattaataatataatactcagataacaaaaactcttttctaagttcataaaaatctgtatatatataaaaacaaagtggtgtgaaaacaaagagatgtgaaacaaaaatgtgtgaaacgaaaaagtgcgaaaactaacaattgCAAACATTTAAAGTTAGGGGtaagacgaagaaacacaattattggatcaaaacattgcaactttatataaacaaagaggtgcaaaacaaaaaggtgtgaaaactaacgggtgtcAACATTAAAAGCTAGGGTGCGaccaagaaacacaattgttggatcgaaactttgcaacttttgagatgaTTAACAAAGggtaagatcattaataatactcaaagaacaaaaattattttcaaagtccataaaaatctgtatatatataaaaacaaagaggtgtgaaaacaaaaaactgtgaaacaaaaatatgtgaaaactaacaagtgcaaacattgaaagctagggtgtaaaacaaaaaagtgtaaaaattaataggtaccaaaaacaaagatgtttgaaagcaaagaggtgtgaaacaaaaatgtgtgaaaaagtgtgaaaactaacaagtgcaaacattgaaagttaG
This genomic window contains:
- the LOC104785527 gene encoding protein NUCLEAR FUSION DEFECTIVE 4-like; its protein translation is MVDSTPGSLMKSLAIQILTGRWFMFFASLLVMSMAGATYMFSLYSSDIKKTLGYDQTTLNPLSFFKDLGANVGVLAGLLNEVTPPWVVLLIGAVLNFFGYFMIWLAVTKRISKPQVWHMCLYICVGANSQAFANTGSLVTCVKNFPESRGVILGILKGYVGLSGAIITQLYHAFYGEDTKALILMIGWLPAAVSNYPTSFAFLRTIRIMEVQRQTNEVKVFYNFFYISLGLATFLMLAIIIDKLSGFTRSEFGGSAAVVIVLLLLPIIVVFLEEKKLWTEKQVALNDLAQINIVPEKSNIDSLKDENEGSEKEERVKMKSCWTTMFNQPKRGEDYTILQALFSVDMLILFLASICGVGGTLTAIDNLGQIGSSLGYPKRGISTFVSLVSIWNYFGRVVSEIILVKYKFPRPLMLTMVLLLSCAGHLLIAFNVPGGLYVASVIIGFCFGAQWPLIFAIISEIFGLKHYSTLYNFGSVASPVGSYLLNVRVAGYLYDVEADKQNKTLRITRKGVQDLSCIGTSCFKLSFIIITAVTLFGVFVSTILVIRTKTFYKSDIYKKFREKAFAAEMEMAAPSPVVEKDKDDAKGKVLGKGG